One stretch of Oncorhynchus tshawytscha isolate Ot180627B linkage group LG19, Otsh_v2.0, whole genome shotgun sequence DNA includes these proteins:
- the psap gene encoding prosaposin isoform X1, translating into MLCLALFFVSAAVATPLLGTEPCARGPPYWCHNVKTASICGAVVHCQQNVWNQPQMKSVPCDLCKGLLIAVDQLLNNNATQGEILGVLEKACHLIPDKTVAAQCKELVDAYYPILIGIIAGELENPQVVCGAIGLCGSQQATLARLQSQIQSNQIPPLTSNEIPQEDLAQRVAPFLLNVPGLLYPQAQENTKQEVPKQETGDLCEDCVKFITDFQDEAKSNTTFVNSLIERIQRQCDLLGPGISDMCKQYISQYAPLIALQLMSMQPKDICSRAEFCPAEVKSSVPMMNLVAAKAVPAVKLVPATKLDAVKPDKNMVRARGSPQCITCKFIMKEVESMLGDEKTEQDVVRVLEKVCSVLPPPLSAQCKDLIESYGQAIIKLLLQEADPKTICTVLGLCKDASRAFTPVLDQSQVEAGGLCDICKMAVRYIDGILEQNATQAQIEDAVRKVCSFVPETVRGECDQLIEQYEPMLVQLLLQMLDPDFVCMKVGLCPEAVQSLLGMDQCSWGPAFWCKNMDSAKLCNAVAHCRRHVW; encoded by the exons CCGTCGCCACCCCTCTGTTGGGGACTGAACCGTGTGCCCGTGGTCCTCCCTACTGGTGCCACAATGTGAAGACTGCCTCTATCTGTGGCGCCGTGGTCCACTGCCAACAGAACGTATGGAACCAACCCCAGATG AAATCTGTGCCATGTGACCTGTGTAAGGGGTTGCTGATAGCGGTGGACCAGCTGCTGAACAACAATGCTACTCAG GGTGAGATCCTGGGCGTCCTGGAGAAGGCCTGTCACCTGATCCCTGACAAGACTGTGGCTGCACAGTGTAAAGAGTTGGTGGACGCCTACTACCCTATCCTCATTGGTATCATCGCTGGAgagctg GAGAACCCTCAGGTGGTGTGTGGCGCCATAGGCCTGTGTGGCTCCCAGCAGGCAACCCTGGCCAGACTCCAGTCTCAGATCCAGTCTAACCAGATCCCACCGCTCACGTCCAATGAGATTCCTCAGGAAGACCTGGCCCAGAGGGTCGCCCCCTTCCTCCTCAACGTCCCTGGGCTCCTCTACCCCCAGGCCCAGGAGAACACCAAGCAAGAGGTTCCTAAACAG GAGACTGGAGACTTGTGTGAGGACTGTGTGAAGTTCATCACAGACTTCCAGGACGAGGCGAAGAGCAACACTACCTTCGTCAACTCTCTGATCGAACGGATCCAGAGGCAGTGTGACCTGCTGGGGCCTGGAATCTCTGACATG TGCAAGCAGTATATCAGCCAGTACGCGCCTCTCATCGCCCTGCAGCTCATGTCCATG CAACCTAAAGATATCTGTTCCCGTGCTGAATTCTGCCCTGCAGAGGTGAAGAGCTCTGTCCCTATGATGAACCTGGTGGCTGCCAAGGCCGTCCCTGCTGTCAAACTGGTCCCTGCTACTAAGCTGGACGCTGTCAAGCCCGACAAG AACATGGTGCGTGCCCGTGGTTCCCCTCAGTGTATCACGTGCAAGTTCATTATGAAGGAGGTGGAGAGCATGCTGGGGGATGAGAAGACTGAG CAAGATGTGGTGCGTGTGTTGGAGAAGGTGTGCTCTGTGCTGCCGCCCCCCCTGTCAGCCCAGTGTAAAGATCTGATTGAGTCCTACGGCCAGGCCATCATTAAGCTGCTGCTACAGGAGGCCGACCCCAAGACTATCTGCACCGTGCTGGGGCTCTGCAAGGACGCCAGCCGTGCCTTCACCC CGGTGTTGGACCAGTCCCAGGTCGAGGCGGGAGGCCTCTGTGACATCTGCAAGATGGCTGTGCGTTACATCGACGGGATCCTGGAACAGAACGCCACACAGGCTCAGATTGAAGACGCAGTCAGGAAAGTCTGCAGCTTTGTCCCGGAGACCGTCAGGGGCGAG tgtGACCAGCTGATTGAGCAGTATGAGCCCATGCTGGTTCAGCTCCTGCTGCAGATGTTGGACCCTGACTTTGTCTGCATG AAGGTGGGATTGTGTCCCGAGGCAGTGCAAAGTCTTCTGGGTATGGACCAGTGTAGCTGGGGACCTGCGTTCTGGTGCAAGAACATGGACTCTGCGAAACTCTGCAAT GCGGTGGCACACTGCAGGCGTCACGTGTGGTGA
- the psap gene encoding prosaposin isoform X2, producing MKSVPCDLCKGLLIAVDQLLNNNATQGEILGVLEKACHLIPDKTVAAQCKELVDAYYPILIGIIAGELENPQVVCGAIGLCGSQQATLARLQSQIQSNQIPPLTSNEIPQEDLAQRVAPFLLNVPGLLYPQAQENTKQEVPKQETGDLCEDCVKFITDFQDEAKSNTTFVNSLIERIQRQCDLLGPGISDMCKQYISQYAPLIALQLMSMQPKDICSRAEFCPAEVKSSVPMMNLVAAKAVPAVKLVPATKLDAVKPDKNMVRARGSPQCITCKFIMKEVESMLGDEKTEQDVVRVLEKVCSVLPPPLSAQCKDLIESYGQAIIKLLLQEADPKTICTVLGLCKDASRAFTPVLDQSQVEAGGLCDICKMAVRYIDGILEQNATQAQIEDAVRKVCSFVPETVRGECDQLIEQYEPMLVQLLLQMLDPDFVCMKVGLCPEAVQSLLGMDQCSWGPAFWCKNMDSAKLCNAVAHCRRHVW from the exons ATG AAATCTGTGCCATGTGACCTGTGTAAGGGGTTGCTGATAGCGGTGGACCAGCTGCTGAACAACAATGCTACTCAG GGTGAGATCCTGGGCGTCCTGGAGAAGGCCTGTCACCTGATCCCTGACAAGACTGTGGCTGCACAGTGTAAAGAGTTGGTGGACGCCTACTACCCTATCCTCATTGGTATCATCGCTGGAgagctg GAGAACCCTCAGGTGGTGTGTGGCGCCATAGGCCTGTGTGGCTCCCAGCAGGCAACCCTGGCCAGACTCCAGTCTCAGATCCAGTCTAACCAGATCCCACCGCTCACGTCCAATGAGATTCCTCAGGAAGACCTGGCCCAGAGGGTCGCCCCCTTCCTCCTCAACGTCCCTGGGCTCCTCTACCCCCAGGCCCAGGAGAACACCAAGCAAGAGGTTCCTAAACAG GAGACTGGAGACTTGTGTGAGGACTGTGTGAAGTTCATCACAGACTTCCAGGACGAGGCGAAGAGCAACACTACCTTCGTCAACTCTCTGATCGAACGGATCCAGAGGCAGTGTGACCTGCTGGGGCCTGGAATCTCTGACATG TGCAAGCAGTATATCAGCCAGTACGCGCCTCTCATCGCCCTGCAGCTCATGTCCATG CAACCTAAAGATATCTGTTCCCGTGCTGAATTCTGCCCTGCAGAGGTGAAGAGCTCTGTCCCTATGATGAACCTGGTGGCTGCCAAGGCCGTCCCTGCTGTCAAACTGGTCCCTGCTACTAAGCTGGACGCTGTCAAGCCCGACAAG AACATGGTGCGTGCCCGTGGTTCCCCTCAGTGTATCACGTGCAAGTTCATTATGAAGGAGGTGGAGAGCATGCTGGGGGATGAGAAGACTGAG CAAGATGTGGTGCGTGTGTTGGAGAAGGTGTGCTCTGTGCTGCCGCCCCCCCTGTCAGCCCAGTGTAAAGATCTGATTGAGTCCTACGGCCAGGCCATCATTAAGCTGCTGCTACAGGAGGCCGACCCCAAGACTATCTGCACCGTGCTGGGGCTCTGCAAGGACGCCAGCCGTGCCTTCACCC CGGTGTTGGACCAGTCCCAGGTCGAGGCGGGAGGCCTCTGTGACATCTGCAAGATGGCTGTGCGTTACATCGACGGGATCCTGGAACAGAACGCCACACAGGCTCAGATTGAAGACGCAGTCAGGAAAGTCTGCAGCTTTGTCCCGGAGACCGTCAGGGGCGAG tgtGACCAGCTGATTGAGCAGTATGAGCCCATGCTGGTTCAGCTCCTGCTGCAGATGTTGGACCCTGACTTTGTCTGCATG AAGGTGGGATTGTGTCCCGAGGCAGTGCAAAGTCTTCTGGGTATGGACCAGTGTAGCTGGGGACCTGCGTTCTGGTGCAAGAACATGGACTCTGCGAAACTCTGCAAT GCGGTGGCACACTGCAGGCGTCACGTGTGGTGA